The genomic DNA CATGACACCCTTAAGGTTATCATCATAATCAAtgtaaatagattttgttttgcaACTCTGACAGCTGCAATCAAGCAAACGCCATTCAATGCTGCACAAGCCCTGCTGTTGAGCGTGAAAAAGTTACTTTTAAATTAAGTATTCAATGCAAATGCTAAACAAGCtaagacatatgtacatacatttatagaaTACTCATCAGTATAAATGAGTATTTCTACTGGGGAACACCagtaaaaattgttaataatgaAACCAAAAGGAACATATACCCTATAAGAGGCAAGCTGAAAAGTTCGtaccattttatattaaatataattagctTCGAGAGCGATTCACTAAGTATTGTGATCAGTTGCTTTTCGCTCCCAAATAGGTCCAAGGCTTGGCGATTTCCTTCCAGCAAACATTCCTCTAAGATTTATGGACAGTCGATGATAGCCAGATCCAGAGAATACGATAGAtaaggaaacatttttattcttGTAATTTTACCATCGTTTTCAATGATTTGTGATACAGTGGTTCAAGAGCTTGTGTGGCTCACACTTCATACAGAGCTTTCGTATACCCAAATATTTGTCAACGATCCAACACGTTCCTTTCATACTGAGACAGTCAGTTATTTGTGGATAAGTTGATCATTTGCGGAAACCGGATCGATCGAAATGaactttttgtattatttactgTCAAACTCAACAGTACAAATTTGAAACGCATTGTCCAGATCGtgccactacagcatatagctgccatacaaactgatcaaacaaattcaagttcttgataggaaaacttttttatttgacaagatcttttatttgatcttcacaaaatttggcatgaattattttccaattgttaagatcgaactactatagcatatacctgacatgcaaactgaccgatcaaaaccaagttctagtatgaaaactttttatatatgagGAGTATTAAGTATAGCTTCGGGGCAACCtaagttaacgcttttttcttgtttttattattagtggtatacaaaataattacatatatcaCATACGAACATATTTACTTGGCTGTACTTGTTACCGCATATTCGTTTCATTTGCAAAACAGAAGCGTTAGTACCTGTTTAACGGCGCCGACATGCCTTACTCCCACTGTAGTCCAAAGTTTAATCGCGGAAATAAACATTTGCTCAAGTTTTCGCCAATATCGAATGTAGAAAGTAAACCTTTTAAATTCGAAACTCATTTGACTGTGCGAAGCGTGAAAAAATACGATAAAATGGATTTACCCATTGAATTCAAAGTCTCGCCGGAGAGTTTATTACACCTAGCCGTCAAAGTTGTAGATGCCTTGACATTACCAGACGTTTATCAATGGACCGATAGGGACGTTTGTAATTGGTTAAAGCGCTTAGGTTATCAACAATATGAGGtgagcaaaatttaatttgaccCGTTCACACACacaattttgcaaatattaatttatatgttgCGTTTAATGTTGAGCAAtgcttacaaaattatttacttacaaTATAAATGCTATGAAATGTCTACTAGATATGAATAATGTTTAGTGAAATAGttctaagaaaatattaaaatgtttaactcTAAACTCTAACTACATGTTGCTCAGAGtgcaacggttgtttgtatggtAGTATGGTATAGTATATTCATATGGTTTGCCAAGGGATTTAAAACTGGTGATTTGGACGTACGGAAGACGTAGAACGCCCTGGGCAGCCAAAAAAGTTTGTAGTTGAGGAACTGAAAGTATCAATCAATAAAGATAGTTGCCAAACACAAGAAAAGCCCGCAGAATCTTTGGGGGTTACTCAAGCAGCCGAATATATTCAAAAGCTTATGTGTGTAAGCTGGCCAATCTgccaaatcaacggcaaagccgaatattcatgacgccaaggtaatgctctgtatttCTTGGAATAAAAACGGCGTACTGTATTATGAGATTCTAAAACCATGTGAAACCATTAATAGGAAACGCTACCAACTACTACGACGAGTACGAGTACATGTTACATACGATCTgttgaattgaaatttaaacatacatacaagtatattatctatttaacatatattatatacatatatttttatattatacagaAAATGCTTATATACTCATGTATGTATTTCGCAAATTTTAGCACACTTTCCGTACCAACTTAATCACAGGACGGAAGCTTCTGTTGACCAACGCCAATGCGTTATGCGCCATgaacataaaaaatttcagcGATATCAAGCGATTAGCAGAGGGCATACGTCAACTCTTCTACTTCGAAATGACTAATTTTATGCGAAGTATATCATTGCCTCCACATCATCTTTACGAGCTCTACAAACTATTTCAGACGAAGAGTGGTTATGCGTATTTAAAACGGTCCGATCTCTGGTGTCAAATAAAAGTGCTGCgggaaaaatcaaaatatctcTGCCACTGGGATATACTCGAACACTGGATGTCGCGGGAGACGAGAGATAAAGAATTTTTTGGTGCACTAAattgattaaatttacatacataattaagCGTGAAATGGGtaactaaatataaatacacatgcatatgcacatattatAACGCATTTTTgatgatttattattttgatggaaaaatttaagattttttaagctatttttaAAATCTATTACTTGTATGCCTTGGTCACGATAAGTATAAATTGAAAGAAGTTATTTGGGCAGCTCTTGTTATCCTTGATAGAAGAGAAGATCCCCGAGGACTGGTTGCAGGGTATCCTGGTCGTTCTATTGTACTATCCAGTATACTTTTAAATCGCATTAATGCAAAACTTGATTAATCTCTGAGAAAGCAATAAGTCGGATTTCGCCCGAATCGTTCATGCGTTGAGCAGATAAACACCCTGCGTATCATAGTTGAGTTAATGAacgaaatcaattaaaataaacacgAAAAGCAACGATCATTTTATACTGCAAGACAAAGAAATTGATCATGTTGGAGGTTTTAACTACCTAGGCAGTATAATATCTGCGAAAAACAATGCAGGGAAGGATATTTTGGCCAAAATATATTAAGCAAAAGACGCATATACACAGTTAGGTAAAATCTGGAATTCGACGCAAATAACCTCCCAAACCAAAATTAGACTATTTAGGTTCAACGTTGTCTCTGTACTGCTTTACGGATGTGAAACTTGGTTTATATCCGACCACCTTACTGAAAAGATTCAGAGCTTTGTTAACAGATGCCTACGGCGTATCTTCAAGGTGTGGGTGCCAAACGTCACCAGCAACGACAAGCTCTGGATCGGAACGCCCAAGGAAGTCGTAAGAGAGGTCGCCCCAAGACCACGTGAAGAAGATGCTTACAAAAAGAAATCGATGAATGCAGACAATTGTGGAGTGAAATAAAGATGATAGCAAAAAACATTAGCAAATGAAAATGCTTTATTGAGTCCCTATGCTCCAGTGGCAGATACAgaaaatgatgatgatgattattaCAGTTGAGGTTTCTACTTAATTTAAGTGTTTGAGGTAAAACTACCTGCTCTCTATGATGTAGTTTCAATGTTGGTGAAGAGTTCATGGAATATAtggtgcatacatatatgcggtACAAGCTTGGTTTCTAAAACAGAAAGCTCTGCGTTGGCAGTAATTTTGGTGGAACAAAGAAATCAGTACTATTTTCACTTtagaagaaaattatttatttagttattttaaacCATTCAGAATACGAGATGTAGCCGAATTCTTCCTTATTTGCCTTTCTAACGCGTT from Bactrocera oleae isolate idBacOlea1 chromosome 3, idBacOlea1, whole genome shotgun sequence includes the following:
- the LOC106622976 gene encoding uncharacterized protein — its product is MPYSHCSPKFNRGNKHLLKFSPISNVESKPFKFETHLTVRSVKKYDKMDLPIEFKVSPESLLHLAVKVVDALTLPDVYQWTDRDVCNWLKRLGYQQYEHTFRTNLITGRKLLLTNANALCAMNIKNFSDIKRLAEGIRQLFYFEMTNFMRSISLPPHHLYELYKLFQTKSGYAYLKRSDLWCQIKVLREKSKYLCHWDILEHWMSRETRDKEFFGALN